The Caulobacter sp. 73W region TATAGCTTCGCCGCTTCCATCTGTTGGGGTTGAGTCCATGATCCGCAAACTGCTCCTCGCCGCCGCTTCGACGGCGCTTCTCTCCACGGGCGCCTACGCCCAGGACATCGCCACGGCCGAGGCCCTGCGCGACAAGGCGCTGAAGAGCGACCTGGCCTGGGAGATCACCGAGGAGCTGACCGACATGGGCCCGCGCCTGGTCGGCTCGCCGGCCATGGAGCGCGCCAAGGACTGGGGCGTGGCCAAGCTGAAGGCCATGGGCTTCACCAACGTGGTCGCCGAAGAGTTCGCCAAGCCGTCCTGGACGCGGGGCGAAGAATGGGCCGAGATCACCGGGCCCTATCCGCAAAAGCTGTCGATCGTCGGCTTGGGCCGCACCATCTCGACCCCGGCCGCCGGGATCGAGGCCGAGGTCGTCCTGTTCAAGACCTATAACGAGCTGCTGGCCGCGCCGGCCGGCTCGCTGAAGGGCAAGATCGCCTTCGTCAACGAGCCGATGACCCGCGCCCAGAACGGCGCCGGCTACGGCCCGGCCGGCGCGCCGCGCCGCGGCGGTCCGGCGGAAGCCGCCAAGCGCGGGGCGCTGGCCCTGCTGATCCGTTCGGTGTCGACCTCGACATCCACGGTGCCGCACACGGGCACGACCGCTCACGGAACCGACGCGCCGAACGTGCCGGCTGCGGCCCTGGGCGTGCCGGACGCCGATCTGCTGCAGCGCCTGGCCCTGAAGGGCCCGGTGAAGGTGAAGCTGAAGCTCGCCAGCACCACCGACGCCAAGGACGTGGCCTGGAACATCGCCGGCGAGATCCGCGGCTCCGAGAAGCCGGACGAGGTCATCGTCATCGGCGGTCACATCGACAGCTGGGACGTTGGCACCGGGGCCCTGGACGACGCCACGGGCGTGGCCATCACCACGGCGGCGGCCAAGCTGATCGCCGAGCTGCCCAAGCGCCCCAAGCGCACCATCCGCGTCGTCATGTGGGGTTCGGAAGAAAGCGGCGGCTCGTCCGACGCCTATCTGGCCGCGCACCAGAACGAGCTGTCGAAGATCGTCCTGGCTGGCGAGAGCGACACCGGCGCCGACCGCATCTACGCCCTGGCCCTGCCCAAGGGCTCGGCGGAGCATCCGGCGATGAAGGAAGCCTCGCGCATCATGACGTCGCTGAAGATCTACACCGACCGCGCGCCGGCGGCGGGCGGCGGCGCCGACATCTCCGGCATCGAGCGGGCGGGCGTGCCGGTGATCAACCTGCACCAGGACGCCAGCCGCTATTTCGACTTCCACCACACGGCGGACGACACCCTGGACAAGGTCGATCCCGCGCAGCTGGCGCAGAACGTCGCCGCCTGGGCGAGCTTCATCTATCTGGTGGCAGACAGCGACATCGACTTCCGCGCCCTGGGCGCGGCGGCGAAGTAAGCGTTCTAGACGCGAACGTTGACGAGAGAACCGGGGGCGGTCTGGGCGGGAGCCTGGGCCGCCTTCGGCGTTTGAGCGCCGGCCAGCGCGCCGCCGAAAGTCACGGCGGGCGAGGCGGAGCCGCCGTTCACCGATTGCATGACGGACAGGGTCGCGGACTCGGGACGGGGCGCGCGCACGGCCTCGACGGGCCGGATTTCCCGGAAGCCGCCGTAGTGCTGAATGCCGCCAACGATGCGATTCACCGCGTCCATGAGGCCACAAATAAGCCAGGTGGGCTTAACAGGGAGTTGAGAGTCGTCCAGAACCGCCGTGCAACTTCAAAGGCTTGTCCATGACTCTCCCGCTCACTGGAAAACACGTCGCCGTCCTGCTGGGCGGTCCCTCGTCTGAGCGGGAAGTGAGCCTGGTTTCCGGCCGTGAATGCGCCGATGCGCTGGAGCGTCTGGGCGCCAAGGTCAGCCGCGTCGACGCCGGCCGTGATCTGGCCGCCGTGCTGGAGCGCCTGAAGCCGGACGTGGTGTTCAACGCCCTGCATGGCGAGTGGGGCGAGGACGGCTGCGTCCAGGGCATCCTGGAGACCTATGGCGCGCCCTATACCCATTCCGGCGTGCTGCCGTCGGCCCTGGCCATGGACAAGGCCAAGGCCAAGGCGGTGCTGGCCGCGGCCGGCGTCGTGGTGCCGGGTGGCGGCCTGTTCAATCGTCACGAGGTGGCGCGCGATCACGTCATGGCGCCGCCCTATGTGGTGAAGCCGAACGCCGAGGGCTCCTCGGTAGGCGTCTATCTGGTGTTCGAAGGCGCCAACAGCCCGCCGCAGCAACTGGCCGATCCCGCCTGGACCTATGGCGAAGAGGTGATGGTCGAGCCCTATATCGCCGGCAAGGAGCTGGCCGTGGCGGTCATGGGCCATGTGGACGGACCCAAGGCGCTGGCGGTCACCGACATCGTCTCCAGCACCGGCTTTTACGATTACGACGCCAAGTATTCCGAAGGCGGGTCGGTCCACGTCCTGCCGGCGCCGATCTCGGAAGACGCCCGTGACCGCGCCATGCGGATGGCGGAGCGGGCGCACGTCGCTCTTGGTTGCCGAGGCGTTACCCGAAGCGACTTTCGTTATGACGACATTAACGATCTTCTGGTCCTTTTGGAGGTCAACACCCAACCCGGCATGACACCGACCTCGCTCGCTCCAGAGCAGGCGGCGCATGAGGGAATCGGGTTCGACCAGTTGGTGCTTTGGATCACGGAGGACGCGTATGCCCGCGGCGCAGCGGGGGGCTCGGCAAAATAATGAAGCCAAGCCTCGGGTCAGAAAGCCCGCTAGTCCGGTAAACACGCGCGCGGCGAAGAAGCCTGCGCCGGGGGCGGCTCCCGCACGTCCGTCTCTTTCTCCCAAGATCCTGCTGGCCGCCGGCGGCGCCGTGCTGCTGCTGGGCGTCGTGGTCATGCTGGCCACGGGCGACCGCGCCCAGCGCATCGCCGAGGGCGTCTCCACCGGGGTCGACAATCGCTTCGCCGCCATGGGTTTCCGGCTGAAGGCCGTCCATGTGCAGGGCGCGTCGGCCATGGCGTCGCCCGACATCCTGCGGGCCTCGGGGCTCTACAGGGATCAGCCGCTGCTGGGCCTGGACCTGGAGCAGGTCCGCCAGCGCGTGCAGTCGGTGGGCTGGGTCAAGGAAGTGAAGGTCGTTCGCCTTCTGCCGGACACCCTCGTCCTGGCCGTCAAGGAACGTCGTCCCACCGCGGTCTGGCAGCACGCCGGCCGCACCGTGGTCATCGACGGGGAGGGCGGTGCGATCACCGAGGCTGATCCAGGCCGCTTCCCGCAGTTGCCGCTGATCGTCGGCGCCGGCGCGGACATCGCCGCCCCGGCCATCCTGCCGGCGGTGGCGCAGCGTCAGCGGCTCACCGACCGCCTGGAGGCCATGGTCCGTGTGGACCAGCGCCGCTGGGACCTTCGCCTGAAGGACGGCTCGCTCGTCCAACTTCCGGCGATCGACGAGGAATCCGCCCTGATTCAGCTCGACCAGCTGGATCAGCGGCAAAGAATTTTGGACCTCGGGTTCGCGCGCATCGATCTGCGTGATCCCGAAATGATTGCGGTGCGTCCGAAGGATGCTCCGGCTGTCGGCCAAATGGTGGCCGGTGGCGCTTAGAAGGCAGAAAGCTGGGTTGGGGAACTCGATGTCGAGGATTGAAGAAAGGCGAGAGGCCCGGGACGGCCTGAAGGCGGCGCTCCAACGTCAGCCGGTCATCGCCACGGTTGATCTTGGCGCGTCCAAGGTCAGCTGCTTCATCATGAAGGGTGACGGGATCAAGCGCGAGGAACGCGCTTTGACCACGGCCGGTGTAGGCTATGTGCAGTCGCGCGGCGTACGCGGCGGCGCGATCGTCAATCTCGACGAGGCGGCCCAGGCGATCGCCCAGGCTGTCGAGCGCGCGGAAACCGTGGCCGGCGTGTCCGTTCAGGGCGTCACCGTCTCGACCGCCGGCGGCCAGCTGGCCAGCCATCGCGTCCGCGCCCAGGTCTCGCTCGGCGCCCGCCCCATCGGCGACGCGGACCTGTCGCGCGCCATCGGCTCGGCCCTGTCCCAGGTCAAGCTGCCCGGCCGCAAGCCGATCCACATGCTGCCCATGGCCTGGTCGGTCGATGGCCAGAAGGGCGTGAAGGATCCTCGCGCCATGTTCGGCCGCGCCCTGGGCCTGGAGCTGCTGGTCGTCTCGATCAACGAGAACGTCTTCCACACCCTCAGCCACTGCATCGAACGCGCCCACCTGTCCTTCGAGGGCGTGGTCGCCGCGCCCTTCGCCTCGGCCCTGGCGGCCCTGGAAGAAGACGAGATGGACCTCGGCGCCGTGTGCATCGACATGGGCGGCGGCTCGACCTCGGTCGCCGTGTTCAATGACGGCGCGCTGGTCCACGTCGACAGTCTGCCCGTCGGCGGCGGCCACGTGACCCAGGACATCGCCCGCGGCCTGTCGACCTCGCTGGTCGGCGCCGAGCGCATCAAGAACCTGCACGGCTCGGCCATCGCCTCCTCGAACGAGGACCGCGAGATGATCGAGGCCCCGCCGCGCGGCGATGATCCGGGCGCCGGTCCGGTGGTGGCTCCGCGCTCCATGCTGAAGGGCATCATCGCGCCGCGCGTCGAGGAGACGCTGGAGCTGCTGCGCGAACGCCTGAAGGCTTCCGGCGCGCCGGTCGAGCCGGGCGCGGGCATCGTCCTGACGGGCGGCGCCAGCCAACTGGCCGGCGTTCGTGAAGTGGCCGTGCGCGTGTTCGACCGTCCGGTGCGCCTGGGCCGTCCGCGTCGTCTGCCGCACCTGGCGGATGCGGCTTCGGGGCCGGCCTTCTGCGCCTCGGCCGGCGTGCTGCAACGCGCCGCCTTTGGCCCCCGTGAGGTTGTCTCGGCCAAGCAGCTGATGGGCCAGAAGGTTCGCCGCGAGCCGGTGGACCCGGCGGCCGGCGCGCTGGCCCGCGCCGCGGCCTGGCTGCGGGACAATCTCTAGGGAATCGGGGAGGGGATTCGCTGGCCCCGGATGGGCGGCGAATCCAACTCGTGGTTAATACGCCGCAGCCTGGTTAACGCCTCGAACTGTCCACAGAGAACCCCGGTCCGACTCGGGATTTCCTTGAGGCAACAAGGAAAATTCGGTTTTCCGCCTCTTTGACGCCTTCCAACTCAGCGTATGCAGTTAACTGCCAATTAACGATGGTGGTTCAACTGTTAACCGAACCGTCGTCGACGGGCGGGCGAGCGGGGTCGCCTTAACCCTCGATGACTTCGGCGAAGGACTTGGGGTCCAAAAAGATGGCTATTTCTCTCTCGGCGCCGCGGACGACTGAACTGAAGCCGCGGATCGTCGTCTTCGGGGTCGGCGGCGCGGGGGGCAACGCCGTCAACAACATGATCGAGGCGGGCCTCGAAGGCGTGGAGTTCGTGGTCGGCAACACCGACGCGCAACAGCTCCAGTTCGCCAAGACCGACCGCCGCATCCAGCTCGGCGTTCAGGTGACGCAAGGCCTCGGCGCCGGCGCCCATCCTGAAGTCGGCATGAGCGCCGCTGAAGAGAGCTTCCCGGAGATCGGCGAGCACCTCGACGGCGCCCACATGGTCTTCATCACCGCCGGCATGGGCGGCGGCACCGGCACCGGCGCCGCGCCGATCATCGCCAAGGCGGCCCGCGAGCGTGGCATCCTGACCGTCGGCGTGGTGACCAAGCCCTTCCATTTCGAAGGCCGTCACCGCATGCGGCTGGCCGACGCCGGCATCGCCGAACTGCAACGCTACGTCGACACCCTGATCGTCATTCCGAACCAGAACCTGTTCCGTCTCGCCAACGAGCGGACCACCTTCGCCGAAGCCTTCGGCATGGCTGACCAGGTCCTGCACTCGGGCGTGCGCT contains the following coding sequences:
- a CDS encoding cell division protein FtsQ/DivIB, with translation MPAAQRGARQNNEAKPRVRKPASPVNTRAAKKPAPGAAPARPSLSPKILLAAGGAVLLLGVVVMLATGDRAQRIAEGVSTGVDNRFAAMGFRLKAVHVQGASAMASPDILRASGLYRDQPLLGLDLEQVRQRVQSVGWVKEVKVVRLLPDTLVLAVKERRPTAVWQHAGRTVVIDGEGGAITEADPGRFPQLPLIVGAGADIAAPAILPAVAQRQRLTDRLEAMVRVDQRRWDLRLKDGSLVQLPAIDEESALIQLDQLDQRQRILDLGFARIDLRDPEMIAVRPKDAPAVGQMVAGGA
- a CDS encoding M20/M25/M40 family metallo-hydrolase, producing the protein MIRKLLLAAASTALLSTGAYAQDIATAEALRDKALKSDLAWEITEELTDMGPRLVGSPAMERAKDWGVAKLKAMGFTNVVAEEFAKPSWTRGEEWAEITGPYPQKLSIVGLGRTISTPAAGIEAEVVLFKTYNELLAAPAGSLKGKIAFVNEPMTRAQNGAGYGPAGAPRRGGPAEAAKRGALALLIRSVSTSTSTVPHTGTTAHGTDAPNVPAAALGVPDADLLQRLALKGPVKVKLKLASTTDAKDVAWNIAGEIRGSEKPDEVIVIGGHIDSWDVGTGALDDATGVAITTAAAKLIAELPKRPKRTIRVVMWGSEESGGSSDAYLAAHQNELSKIVLAGESDTGADRIYALALPKGSAEHPAMKEASRIMTSLKIYTDRAPAAGGGADISGIERAGVPVINLHQDASRYFDFHHTADDTLDKVDPAQLAQNVAAWASFIYLVADSDIDFRALGAAAK
- a CDS encoding D-alanine--D-alanine ligase, whose amino-acid sequence is MTLPLTGKHVAVLLGGPSSEREVSLVSGRECADALERLGAKVSRVDAGRDLAAVLERLKPDVVFNALHGEWGEDGCVQGILETYGAPYTHSGVLPSALAMDKAKAKAVLAAAGVVVPGGGLFNRHEVARDHVMAPPYVVKPNAEGSSVGVYLVFEGANSPPQQLADPAWTYGEEVMVEPYIAGKELAVAVMGHVDGPKALAVTDIVSSTGFYDYDAKYSEGGSVHVLPAPISEDARDRAMRMAERAHVALGCRGVTRSDFRYDDINDLLVLLEVNTQPGMTPTSLAPEQAAHEGIGFDQLVLWITEDAYARGAAGGSAK
- the ftsA gene encoding cell division protein FtsA — translated: MSRIEERREARDGLKAALQRQPVIATVDLGASKVSCFIMKGDGIKREERALTTAGVGYVQSRGVRGGAIVNLDEAAQAIAQAVERAETVAGVSVQGVTVSTAGGQLASHRVRAQVSLGARPIGDADLSRAIGSALSQVKLPGRKPIHMLPMAWSVDGQKGVKDPRAMFGRALGLELLVVSINENVFHTLSHCIERAHLSFEGVVAAPFASALAALEEDEMDLGAVCIDMGGGSTSVAVFNDGALVHVDSLPVGGGHVTQDIARGLSTSLVGAERIKNLHGSAIASSNEDREMIEAPPRGDDPGAGPVVAPRSMLKGIIAPRVEETLELLRERLKASGAPVEPGAGIVLTGGASQLAGVREVAVRVFDRPVRLGRPRRLPHLADAASGPAFCASAGVLQRAAFGPREVVSAKQLMGQKVRREPVDPAAGALARAAAWLRDNL